A window of Dysidea avara chromosome 1, odDysAvar1.4, whole genome shotgun sequence genomic DNA:
ccccagctatatcaattatcatctgaaaagtgaaatatccattatgcttcattgtcagctatgtttaacctgTTACATATCAAGAACTGTTagaaagtgcctctgcaatccatgtataccaaaagaaatggtgccacgcaccccagttatatcaaatATCgcctgaaaaatgaagtatcaattacacttagttgttggctatgttcaaccattacacagtagtacgaatcaagaactattcaaaaagcacctctgccaTCAaggtagccactatgaaaaatacagacgatttccattatgaagggaagccatcacgtgctaccaccaaatcaacactttttgctgtcagcaaagatgaatggaacacaaaggaggacaatggtaagtccatgaagaatacattgtacgtactgtggtatgtcaaaaggtacctctcgggccaaagcaatattgaacagtgaaaaatcaagcccatatccttagccattattgagttacgcttgtctgaaggcattagttagtcagttactcaataagtcagtcagtcagtcagttagtcagtcactagaaaattccattaaattaaaaataatgttcTATAGCgatttgttgaaagcatttcgggtaaatctgaaagcttgtttgggcttagttttacctaaacaatactgcctgattgttgtcagggaaaatcggaaaatcgaggctggtttttgggtaatgttaTTTTATGGGCcatacctactcctttgtggttcctactatacagtattatcatactgtatgatatgcatGCCTAAAAGTTTTGATTATGAATAAGCAGTCAGTATGTTCTGGTTATGATAAACGGGACAATCCTAGAGATGCTGTAGCAAACAGAAATTCGGTTATGCTAGTTTAATgctttaatcagtgctattgaattgtttatgaaaTAATTGCTAAAAGCAGAGTTTACTAAACACCTGTAACAATATATTTGGACCTCCCAATGGGGTCCACTTCtccttgaaatatttggaccccTCCCTCTAGAAAAGCTGCTGACCATTAAAACAGAGTCCaaatatttcagctgaaataatcaTTCCCCCTTCCCTCTCCCTGAATAGCTATTGTGAACCACAAACAGAAAAATAGATGGCAGGAAATCTACAATAACACAGACTGACTCACAGACTGAAAATGATTTTTCCTAGTCTTCAGTATCATAGGAAACTTCACGGCTTTACTATGTGTACAGTTACTCCTGCCACGTTAGCACGTGTGGGCATGTGTGAAACGCATGTACCATTAATCACTACTCATGCATGTACAATATTTCAATCCTATATAATTTACAAATAACTATACATGACTGACTACATGTGGAGGAGCAAGTAATTATTTCACTTAATATAGCTATTTCATCCTCCATttatatacattatatatgCTGATAATAATGCTGAGGGGGAAAATGTTTCACTGGATTTGATCCTTTTATGTTAGCTTATGCTGCAAGCTAGGGAACAAAATTTATCTATATGCTGCAGGGAAACAAATATTTCACTTCATATTTTCCCCTAAACTATTGACTGTGGGGGAACAAATATTTCAATTCAATTGTTTTATCCCTCTGTTATATGTAAGCTTATTGACTGTGGGAGAACAAATAAATATTTGATCTCCCCTTGTGTAAGTTTTAGTTATGGGGGAACAAATCTTTCACTTAATTTGAATAATTTGATCTTCCCTTATGTACACTTATCGGCTGTGGGGGAACAAATACTCACTTAAAATATTTGATCACTGATCTCTTGAGTAGGGATGTCAAAATCCtgcaaaattttggaatttcTTGCAAACAGTTTAGGAACTAGATTTTTTCGTTTCATGGTAATGAACTGATCAATGTAGTGCTCTTCTGGTGAGTTTCCTCATGATTAGAGTAGCTAGGTGCGTGTATAAGCCCCAATGTTAGATCCCTGCCTATAAAATGTATGGAAGACGACAGTAGGCTAGTTTTATCGATTGCCATGCACAACAGCGTTTCAGTTAATCGATTGGTTGGTTTTCAGTCAGTGCAAGATGCAACTTGAAAGCCTGTATTAGTTTGCTATATAGCAATTGAGAATACACAGTGACATAGTTACCCATAtgtcacttgtttttgttttgtgccatggctaCCAATGGTTCTCAATAGAGAAGTCAGGAGAACCgcctatttgtttatttaacaattacttGCTACCACTAAAGTAAATGTGGCAAacctacagtacagctcacgagTAACGTTGCATGTACACGCATGGCGTGCGTGACTTGTGCTCGAGTGACCCAtgtggatgcagcaaggctacagtaatgctccatgATAGCTAACTTTACTCAAGAGCGTCACGCAAGACCAGATAACAAGTCTCACAGATGGTCTTGGGAGGCAGCACTGGCTCAGTTCCGCCAGCTGTGAAGTCTcctattgcaatgcctgtgttgtagctaccgaATACTTGGTAACTTAGCTGCTGACTTTACCTTGACTCTGTCACGGACTACAGTCAGtgctgtagctagcagtatAGCTACCGTAAACGTAAATGGATTGGTCGCCAAGTAATGCCATAGAACCCCAGTTTCTAATtcatattttctttatctagatagttaaaggaatggtcaaccgaagtttcaactctagaagccaagaaatttcaaagttacagcgATACGAAGGGCCTATGAAGTGCTAACAGCAAATAATTGatctgtacagtgacaataaactacaggcgtttaataaaacgatcataacatatggatgcagtcctctaccaagatgcagcTTACACCATCGAATGCTCCATGAAccagcaaatccattgctgggtaaggtttgtcttccaggcctttcatACATCCATGGGGGACCGGCGAAGGCAAACGAACGTGAGAAAAAGCGATAGTGAACCGTTCGTCTAACGCAAAGTAGACTAACGCTGATATCATCtgtctccttgagagtactgacacgaaacaaagattttggaactcctcttgcttttagGATCACGATGTTGCCAAggtttttggtgttatcactttgtttcattgtgaaacaagcgctttagaatttacggatttttttcgttttcgtaaatattccacccattgcaTTCTGCGGGCCCAGGcgtgcgtttattgcattctactgtataattagctagctaggcttgcacgaacataattatgattatgattaaagtactggtaaaggcacagcctgtataccggatctgcacacaatagtacaattaacCTGGGACcgatcacaaatgtttatgtgatttaagtgttgtatgaagttactaaactcagtagcgagtgttctcatgtgtggcAAGTTTCTCGTGcggctagtgcatatccacgcgatattccacaggtattgtacagtacactgcaaaagaatgatcccgcgagaagatgcgagcattactcgcatgtgtatacttgcgacgttacctttgagctgtactgtatatatatcaaTTTGCAGCATTTTGCAAGCTCTACAAGATGCTGTGACTAAAACATGAATTtgttaaacttttaaaaattcgtTTGACATCCCTACCTTGAGCTGATTCTGTGAGCCTGTGGAACacttacacatgcatgcactatgtatatgtatatagggTGGGTAATCATCTATAGAATAATATAAGATAAGGAGATtgattatttcagctgaaatatctaAACCCCCTTTGAATGCATGCAAATGATGTTAAAACAAATTTTGTAGGGGGATGAAATATTTCATAGGGGTCCATATATTTCAAACATTTTTGTTCCGCAGGGTCCAAATATTTTGATATATTTGGACCGGGGGGAACCAAAATAGAAGGTCCAAATTTTTCGTTACAGACCTAGTAGGTAAGCTTGTGGTTACTTCTGTGGTCCGTATTTGGAAATACGTAGAAATGCTTGGTGAATAGTtctagcactagttctcaccttagcccaacgtttttcaactcgtaggatagtGAAGctaacaaaatgttttacatcGTAGTGGTTTTTATGCTGACATTCAAATCATGCatactaatcatgtgagtattaattgatcccTACAATTGATTTTGACTTTAATGTCTATAAAATtgctgcccagttgtagcccggtctaTATTCAGATGTAGACTGGGAAAGTCACCAACTGGGCTACATTGCGAATGTAGCCCAGGTGAcccctttgatctgaggtgtgaaagtgacaCATAATGGTGTGATACTTTCATGTCATGTTTGATAGtatacaagtaatagttgtaccacgtacccgagtgattttcctgatatgtacacccaagctcgagggccatTAGGTCCGAGAGCATGGGTGTACaaatcaggcaaatcacgagggcacatgatacaactgatatgtaccatgccaatgcAGGCTAAGAGCCTGCGGGCAACTAATCACCAAACCAATACTTGACCAACCACCGAATTCATTATAcagaccaacttgtgaaattcgattatgggacagcAACAACTAATGTTGTGACTaagtttgttaacataaacaggcaaatcctACGGATATCatggaaacactcaatttagcgattttacaagtgtttcaaagttgctacatcacttaaacactgaatacacagttttctaaacatctagaggggtaagcttcgctgtagagtggttacctcatgATATACGAAATATGGGCATGGTACATAATCAAACACGCAGACAAGCgcttgtaaattacccatgacactagttttcaccttgaactttcgtttgtcaactcatagggtggtgaGGAAGTCGAATCGCCtccgtctgagtgctgtaggatggaaaatcagcctcatggttttcatcacgtgagcaataataaactcccacaatcgaatgctgccaggattcttataaaaacaaactaaCGTTACCTCaccagatatcaaggccatgaataaaccatggccagccatggtttaacttaaatgtaccatggcaagccagggtttatgagatatgtaccctgaaattttcctttcaagttaggtggtttcatggtacattaatattataatattgtgtTTCCAAAGTGCACATTTTTATAATGATATTTGAATTTCATTGCTGAAATCATAAATTGAGGCAGCGTATATCAAAAACTAAACTTAAATTTTTAGAAACTGttcaacacaaaataattattcttgAGTATGCGAGGAAAGTCTCATTTTTTCAAAAACAGCATGAAAACAGGTATATATCAATTCATTTTGAAAGCAAAATTTCAACATTTGTTCAATGCAAATAGCAAGGCTCTATGAAAGCTTCCATCATCTGTAATATTGCCGCTGTCTCAGCAACACACCCAATTTCTGAATTTATTATTTACagtatccaaggaatggatcactaGCTTATTATGGTGAGTACTGTAGTTTTGGGATTATAGTattagacagtaggaagagcaagtaaatcgatttgtacagtgactatactaaaaataaactacaggtgcttacattcacagccataacttccatttgcatTAGTATACAAcattgggatttggcttaaaatgttcattgTGTATTGAAAAATCAGCGAAGGCATGATTTTAGCCTTGTAGTCACTTGCATATACATGTACGAAGGTAGTTTTATTGAAGAGATGATGATCATGTTTACATTTACCACATCATAAACCAACACCTCTGACATGCAtactacagaaatgaaacaaatattATTTCCAATTGTTTACTTATGAGAAGGGCAGCTCCAGAAATTTTGGTGACAGGCTTCCAATATTCTGTTGTATGCAAATGAAAAATCTTATGCATTGTGAGATTGAATCGATCTGGTAACAATTTTTATCAAAAAATTCTCTAAAGCAGACAGTTTTAGGAATTAACTGATATAGGCTTACTTTTgcagttaacccttaaacgcgcacgcGAATTTACGAAATATTGCACTGAAATCGCAAGGGCCATTTAAGTGGCCCTCCATATTTGGCACAGAGGTGCGCGCGCTAGGATTACGTGATCGTGAAACGGTTTAGTGCAACGGAAAGCCACGTTTCTGGGCTTTAATTCGAGCTCAAGAACTTTGTGCTGTGATTAAAGATAAGCGAGATATGGATGAAAATGCTGTTGTTGATCAACTTTTCTATAGCGACACCGACGATGACTGGAACAACTCGGACGAAGAGGACTCTTTTGTCCATGGAGAAGACTCTTTTGTCCTTGATAGGCTTACCAGGGAACAAGACGGTAAAATGGCGGACAGATGAATCGGTCCTATCACTTCGCCTGCCATTATAGATGATTATGGCGATGTGGAAGAAAATGATCGTGAGGAAGAGTTCAGCAACGACGAAGAAGACATCGAGGAAGAAACAAACGATGATTATGAAGGTATAAtgcttttcacatgttttataactTGAGTCCTGCTTCTTCTAATAGCTGATGTAAGATATTGTGAAGGTCATGATGAGTCAAGCCATCCTGGACCATCTGGGCTACATAGTGGAGTGAGTGACGGTGGGATGGGTAGCCTGGAAACTGAATACCCCTGTAGTGGTTCTCCTGTGGCCTACCATGGCTCTCCTGTTAGTTCTTCCCTGCGCTCTCGTTCTTCTTCTCCACATGCCCCATTTTCACCTAGTGATAGAGGCAGGGACTACTCACCATCTCCATCTGATCCTTTGTCTGGTAGAAATAGAGGGAGGGGTAGAGGTAGAGGGAGGGGTAGAAGTAGAGGAAGGGGTAGGGGAACTGTGTCTCCAATGGATCTTGTGCCTAGTCGAGGTAGGAGGAAAGGTACTGGTAGGGGTAGAGGTACCGGTAGGGGTAGGGATTTGGCTCTCGAAAATGCTTATACTCGTAGAGTGCTGTTTCACACCTGTGAATGATCGTAGGACCATCAAAAGCTTTAGGGAGCAACTGGCTactaaacttttatgtcaacaTAGCTCACGCCAGCATGGAGGACGTCAATCACAGGCTCTTCCCCCTCAATCGCTGCGAGGCTTGAGGAACGCCATTTCATAGAGAACCTTGGGACTGACGGTGACTGTGCAGTGTGTTCTGACCGGAAGACACATAGAAAACGTACTAAGTATGGCTGCGTAAATTGTGGAATGGTTCATTTGTGCCTTGAAAATTGTTTTAAGATATACCACACCAAGGAAAACTATAAATAAGGGGTGTATGTTATTTACTGTGTCTTAGACTTTTACAGGTTCAACCGATGTATATAGTTTAGATGTGTTGACAGTATTATCTGTTTAGTTATGTACAGAGCTGTTTGTAATTCAGGTTTTTCCACGATTGTGGTTTTTTTCTCTGAAATCACTTGGATCGGTGGTTTCTAAATGAGGCAAACCCTTTACTGAGTAAAGATCCCAGCTCTTTAGTGTATATATTTCATGTACattttatgtttgaaaagtttttcaaattctaatgctaataataatactttatgTTTGATGAACAGTGCATGATAAAATGGATTGCTGTTGGTATTTGATTGACCAGTCACCAGAATACGTCTTGGCAGCACGTTGAAATGCCACAGTGATTGTGTTGGAGTTCTTTGttacatgcctacagggtaaaaataGTTATGAGAATACGACAATTTTTTTTCAGTTCACAACTACCTGAGAGTTGTAGCTATGTCAATggaatttcaccaccttgtatcaAGGGTACCACCCTTTCTAAACACCAAGTGTTGAGGCGAATGGACAGAGGAGCTGCCtaccatgatgattatttcCAAATGATGCGCGTATTGCTGTGGATAAATGGAGAAGTATTATTGataaaaacataataataatattggataAACCCCAGGTTATCCACCGTCTGTGTACCAAGTTACAAGCTGATACATCAAGGATTTTCACAGATACAGTCGTGTAAAGACGTGCGGTTACTTCGCACAATTGTGTGAATACCACAAGTTTTTTTCTAAAATTCATAAATACCTGAGAGTTGCAGCTATGTCAATggaatttcaccaccttgtatcaAGGGTACAACTCTTTCTCGACACCAAGTATTGAGGCGAATCGCCAACGGAGCCACCTACCATGACGGTTATTTCCAAGTTATGCGCATATTACTTCGGATAAATAGAGAAGCATTAATGATAAACAATTGGTAGTCACGATGGGTAAACCCCAGGGTATCCACcatctgtgtaccaagtttcaagtTGATACGTCGAGGATTTTCAGAGATACAGCCTTGTAAAGACGCACGATTATTTTCGCGAAAGTAAGCATAAACTTTCGTGCGTTTTCGGTGTAATAAATAATAGGGCCattataatggcctttgcgcgtttaagggttaagaagTGGAGTTTtgtgaagtttgaagcatacgTACAACATGGGTGCCATTTTAATATCTGGGAGTATGCCCCCAAAAATAAACCTGTAGCTCTTAGATACAATCTTAgactatttttactgtgttggtagAGGTATAACTTTATACAAATGCAACTGTTCTGCTAGTATTTTaaataattgttaatttaaaaatgaagtagggatctatgcaataaaaagtagtgaaacaagagatgccCTACCTttgcattgagcaaaattatagctaatgtgccaaagtagggactttcccaccaagctttgctgtaataccatcattcatctcttgtttcactactttttagtgtatagatccctacttcatttttaaattgacaatttttaaaaatactagttttttagtgttttgttgtagcacacctagctagctagttacagctaCGTACTGTGCGTTTCAAAAAACGTACAGCTGCGTACAGCTATGCATACTACTACGGGCCTGTGTGCTCCATAAAATTGGAAGCACACAGGCCTGTAGTAGTATGCATAGCTTACCGTCGATTGTAGTAGCAGTagcgctcagatctatgacctgtcttaGTACAATGATCCGTGTTCTATTCACCCCAGCTGAAAGTTTTTCAAACGAACAGGCCTTTTCAATTGTATGGAGCTTAGTctcaactaacaggatgaagtctcaactaacaggatgaagtaatacaatttccactcgagtactatccaatcacaaGAATCACTCGCTGATCTCGCCATCTGGCACTGAGTCGCTGATTCAGTGTCTTCAGAGGAACAAACCATCGAGTATCAATCCGTCTCAAATCTCTTCATTGATTGTAGTCCGTTGGTATAAGTCGAAGTGataactcagcagccttaatgtttcacatgtaacacttgaaattataagcacactgctctttcagcagcataagcgctttctgtaataattttgtggtgtctacagaaaagtgttgatacagaaaattaatgcctcggtatggtttcgatACTTGAAGAaaaagacaaccaacctgattgaagataaaaggaaagacaaggtgcacagggcTTACACTAGTCGGAACCCCAACAGTGAGTTTGTAGTTgcggcgtaaaatggtgaccatatGCTGTTTTGTTTtagctctaggcttgcgactgtggtcaggcagtgaggcttTGAAACTAAAATTGATTTTTcagcgatttaaaaaaattttgtaTCCGGCcacttgtaagtgttttgttgtatttaatgttgttttatgtaatatatgaactagtactattccgttaAGGTGATTTTCGCAGTAtaaatgtctgtaggatgattttaaaggcagaattttgggcagcaTGCGAAACATTCAccttgatccctacttaaacagtatgaccatactgtttgattaaGGTagtcgactgctctattagagtatttttatcTGAACTTTTAAATCCTTTGCAAATCAATTCAAAGTCAATTTTAATTGCCTGAATATGTTTGACCAGTTtttggaaacctcagaaactccacctagatctgcccctgtataATGAGTGGGCTGATTTTGAAGCATGAGTATCAAAGAGCTTCTGGAGGTTCAGGTGAAAGAGACAAGTGGTCACAGGGTCCAGCATACTGAAACAAGGGGGAGACCAGCCATAGACTGAGCACCTGTCATCAGTTCAGACAGAACTACAACAAGATTAATATTCTGTACATACAGTTAGATGTGTTATTTGTTGAATAGATTAATGTATTTGTAGATTTGTTGAAACTGTGTCATAGTCAGTGGTACTGTATTTCTCCATGAGCAGGAGAATATAAAGTTTAGTTCACTACTTGAAACTggcttctctgagtaatggttTGTTAAAACTtccatattattattttatgcatgcataatttttctaatatatttttttaattcatttttttttcaaaacacATGCTTCTGCAAACTACTGTAGACAGGATTTTGTCACAATTGTCAAGAAATACACAATATAGATGTTGACCTACTTCTAAACATGATGAGGTGCACCGCAGCTATTACTAACCATAGGCAGAGGAAAGGAATTGGAGGGCTGAAACTAGATGCTTGGGGGGCTGAACCCC
This region includes:
- the LOC136242010 gene encoding zinc finger CCCH domain-containing protein 4-like — its product is MDENAVVDQLFYSDTDDDWNNSDEEDSFVHGEDSFVLDRLTREQDDDYGDVEENDREEEFSNDEEDIEEETNDDYEADVRYCEGHDESSHPGPSGLHSGVSDGGMGSLETEYPCSGSPVAYHGSPVSSSLRSRSSSPHAPFSPSDRGRDYSPSPSDPLSGRNRGRGRGRGRGRSRGRGRGTVSPMDLVPSRGRRKGTGRGRGPSKALGSNWLLNFYVNIAHASMEDVNHRLFPLNRCEA